One Deefgea tanakiae genomic region harbors:
- a CDS encoding bifunctional diguanylate cyclase/phosphodiesterase yields the protein MSNNLSNQHYEESGDSFGWIRKVLVFLFICVFVAALVIQSISTWRSYQATLAKAEQEMLLLARAFDQHVGRTMEGTLSALNTVEQDEIFQSCLAVQDSACLHAYMLRFVGRYAQLSSMGLANENGVLAASSLMFPVKAHNLSSSQFFRVVRSRPQAPFYIAEQQADPTGTDSIIPFVTGVLDKKSNFSGVMIAGLNPAYFQKFYSSISQNRDVVIRLFRDDGISLARFPRRDEEIGRDISHKEFFDRVSSGTESGVFYETSKVDNITRIYGWRRVEGWPLGVSVGINRDDVLAPWWKETFITMGMALTLLLGGSALLFYVLRQLRRLERTEADLYLTKVAIENGADMAIWLDPAGHIRYINATTCIRFGYSEKDLMAMRFRDINPNFKPESWPKFWNLLRHHRHLFDEIILKTRTGEEFPCEVHSNYILFKGQEYNCAVVRDISERRMQEEAIVKSEQQLRLALEASSTGLFDMPLDGRRTAITSPEYDRLLGYQPGELVETFDKWKDQLHPTDREQAVSAYRDYYVGNSAQFAVEFRRKIKLGDFRWFQTRGKFVDFDTRGKPSRLIGTMTDITERKEAQDRITELANFDTVTGLANRNLLRDELRLAVANAEKHNTQLAVLFLDLDRFKTINDSLGHSAGDMVLAQVAGRLRQIVGKQDILSRLGGDEFVLVLADLPNPLVAGNIADRILSSFHDSFSLDAGSFATSTSIGISVFPDDGRDPDVLIKNADVAMYQAKDMGRNNYQYFTADMNARASERLILETSMRNALANSEFELYFQPQVSLKTGCILGAEALIRWNHPEQGIISPIKFIPIAEESRLIVPIGNWVMQEACRLAAKWQQAGLPPITIAVNVSPLQLHQANFLELIQSALDDAGLAAKYLEIEVTESVVMQEVEQVMLTLQGIKRLGVKLSLDDFGTGYSSLAYLKRFAFDKLKVDQSFVRDISCDANDAAIVMAIIGLGKTLGMSVLAEGVETQPQLEFLCSAGTDSIQGYLFSRPITATAFELMQEQNKVLILNQ from the coding sequence GTGTCAAATAACCTTTCTAATCAGCATTACGAAGAATCTGGTGATTCTTTTGGCTGGATTCGTAAAGTACTCGTTTTTTTGTTTATCTGCGTGTTTGTCGCCGCTTTGGTGATTCAAAGCATTTCGACATGGCGTAGTTATCAAGCGACGCTCGCCAAAGCTGAGCAAGAGATGCTATTGCTGGCGCGTGCATTTGATCAGCACGTAGGGCGGACGATGGAAGGCACATTGTCAGCGCTAAATACGGTTGAGCAAGATGAAATTTTTCAGTCTTGTTTAGCGGTTCAGGATTCTGCTTGTTTACATGCTTATATGTTGCGTTTTGTTGGTCGATATGCACAGCTAAGCAGTATGGGTTTAGCTAATGAAAATGGTGTTTTAGCTGCCTCAAGCTTAATGTTCCCAGTCAAAGCGCATAATTTATCCAGTAGCCAGTTTTTCCGAGTTGTACGCTCAAGACCGCAAGCTCCTTTTTATATCGCTGAACAGCAAGCCGATCCAACGGGTACGGATTCGATTATTCCATTTGTAACCGGTGTGCTGGATAAGAAATCCAATTTTTCTGGGGTAATGATTGCCGGTTTAAATCCAGCCTATTTCCAAAAATTTTATTCATCAATTAGCCAAAACCGCGATGTTGTTATTCGTTTGTTTCGTGATGACGGGATTTCTCTTGCTCGCTTTCCACGGCGTGATGAGGAAATTGGCCGAGATATTTCACATAAGGAATTTTTTGATCGTGTTTCAAGTGGTACTGAAAGCGGCGTATTTTATGAAACCAGCAAGGTCGATAACATTACTCGCATTTACGGGTGGCGGCGGGTCGAGGGTTGGCCTTTAGGTGTTTCGGTTGGTATTAACCGCGATGATGTGTTAGCACCTTGGTGGAAAGAGACATTTATCACGATGGGAATGGCTTTAACGCTGTTATTGGGTGGCTCAGCCTTATTGTTTTATGTTTTGCGCCAACTACGTCGCTTAGAACGAACCGAGGCCGATTTATATTTAACTAAAGTTGCTATTGAGAATGGCGCAGACATGGCGATTTGGCTCGATCCAGCAGGACATATTCGCTATATCAATGCAACGACCTGCATTCGCTTTGGTTATTCTGAGAAAGACTTAATGGCCATGCGTTTTCGGGATATTAATCCGAATTTCAAGCCAGAAAGCTGGCCTAAATTTTGGAATTTATTGCGGCATCATCGGCATTTATTTGATGAAATTATCTTAAAGACAAGGACTGGTGAAGAGTTTCCTTGTGAAGTTCATTCCAACTATATTTTATTTAAAGGGCAAGAGTATAACTGTGCCGTTGTTCGTGATATTTCTGAGCGACGAATGCAGGAAGAGGCCATTGTTAAATCAGAGCAGCAACTGCGTTTGGCATTAGAAGCATCCAGTACCGGTTTATTTGATATGCCGCTGGATGGTCGGCGCACGGCAATTACTAGTCCTGAATACGATCGCCTATTGGGTTATCAACCGGGTGAATTGGTTGAAACATTTGATAAATGGAAAGATCAGCTGCATCCCACCGATAGAGAGCAAGCGGTTTCAGCTTACCGTGATTATTATGTCGGCAATTCGGCGCAATTTGCGGTTGAGTTTCGCCGTAAAATTAAATTGGGTGATTTTCGCTGGTTTCAAACCCGTGGCAAGTTTGTTGATTTTGATACCCGTGGTAAGCCTAGTCGTTTGATTGGCACGATGACCGATATTACTGAGCGAAAAGAAGCGCAAGATCGTATAACTGAATTGGCTAATTTTGATACGGTCACCGGCTTAGCCAATCGTAATTTATTGCGTGATGAGCTGCGTCTCGCTGTTGCCAATGCAGAGAAGCATAATACGCAACTCGCAGTCTTATTTTTGGATTTAGATCGTTTTAAAACCATCAATGACTCACTCGGTCATTCCGCTGGCGATATGGTGTTGGCGCAAGTGGCGGGGCGTTTGCGGCAAATTGTCGGCAAGCAAGATATTTTATCTCGCTTGGGTGGTGATGAATTTGTACTGGTGCTGGCCGATTTACCTAATCCTTTAGTTGCAGGAAATATTGCAGACCGAATTTTATCGTCATTTCATGATTCATTCTCACTCGATGCGGGCAGTTTTGCGACTTCGACCTCGATTGGGATTAGCGTATTTCCTGATGATGGCCGTGATCCCGATGTTTTGATTAAAAACGCCGATGTCGCGATGTATCAGGCAAAAGATATGGGGCGCAATAATTATCAGTATTTTACTGCAGATATGAATGCCCGAGCATCTGAGCGGCTGATATTAGAAACGAGCATGCGTAATGCTTTGGCAAATAGTGAGTTTGAACTCTACTTCCAACCTCAAGTGAGCTTAAAAACGGGCTGTATTTTAGGTGCTGAAGCCTTGATACGGTGGAATCATCCTGAGCAAGGGATTATTTCGCCCATTAAATTTATTCCCATTGCTGAAGAGTCGCGTTTGATTGTGCCAATTGGCAATTGGGTGATGCAAGAAGCCTGTCGTTTAGCTGCGAAGTGGCAGCAAGCGGGATTACCACCGATTACTATCGCTGTGAATGTATCCCCTTTGCAATTGCATCAAGCTAATTTTTTAGAGTTGATTCAAAGTGCGCTGGACGATGCTGGCTTGGCGGCCAAATATTTGGAAATTGAAGTGACTGAGTCCGTCGTGATGCAAGAGGTTGAGCAGGTGATGCTCACTTTGCAGGGTATTAAACGACTGGGGGTGAAGTTGTCGCTGGATGATTTTGGAACTGGGTATTCGAGCTTGGCGTATTTGAAACGTTTTGCTTTTGATAAGCTCAAAGTCGATCAAAGTTTTGTGCGAGATATTAGTTGTGATGCTAATGATGCGGCGATTGTCATGGCGATTATAGGCTTGGGTAAAACACTGGGGATGTCGGTATTGGCCGAAGGGGTTGAGACTCAACCGCAGCTTGAGTTCTTATGTTCGGCAGGAACCGATTCGATTCAAGGTTATTTATTTAGTCGCCCTATCACGGCTACTGCGTTTGAACTGATGCAAGAGCAAAACAAAGTGTTGATACTCAATCAGTGA
- a CDS encoding acyl-CoA-binding protein: protein MSDLAARFKTAQDEVVNLNDAPDVQTKLKLYALYKQGSEGDVSGDRPSAIQFVAQAKYDAWAKLVGTSNETAINGYIDLVEELKAKDA, encoded by the coding sequence ATGAGTGATTTAGCAGCACGGTTTAAAACCGCACAAGACGAAGTGGTTAATCTGAACGATGCACCCGATGTGCAAACTAAGTTGAAACTCTATGCGCTTTACAAACAAGGCAGCGAAGGTGATGTAAGCGGTGATCGCCCTTCTGCCATCCAGTTTGTAGCACAAGCAAAGTACGATGCATGGGCCAAACTCGTTGGCACCAGTAATGAAACAGCCATTAATGGGTATATTGATCTAGTCGAAGAATTAAAAGCAAAAGACGCTTAA
- a CDS encoding GNAT family N-acetyltransferase: protein MENLGLALASDAKRAAALIYQSDAPFYDYWFALPPELVLLNLAQLWQAEAGSYSYRNAQVLRNGDDELIALVFHYAAGYGAQLQVSDEFELGTLALDLSILRERQYQLDFLFPHVPKNAWYLRTIAVDAAHRGQKLGERMLAQVCYAAREAGYASLHVDVDSGNPAALRFYLQHGFEIWVESEVRQLAQFALPASLRLVKALNQLTHT from the coding sequence GTGGAAAACTTAGGTTTAGCCTTAGCCAGTGATGCCAAAAGGGCGGCGGCGCTGATTTATCAGTCCGACGCCCCTTTTTACGACTATTGGTTTGCGCTGCCGCCGGAGTTGGTGTTGCTTAATTTGGCGCAACTTTGGCAAGCCGAAGCGGGTAGTTATAGTTATCGGAACGCGCAAGTGCTGCGCAATGGTGATGATGAACTGATCGCCTTGGTGTTTCATTATGCCGCAGGGTATGGTGCGCAACTTCAAGTAAGTGATGAGTTTGAGCTGGGTACTCTGGCATTAGATTTAAGTATCTTGCGAGAGCGGCAATATCAGCTCGATTTTTTATTTCCGCATGTTCCAAAAAATGCTTGGTATTTACGCACCATTGCCGTTGATGCTGCGCATCGTGGTCAGAAACTCGGTGAGCGTATGCTGGCCCAAGTGTGCTACGCCGCGCGTGAAGCGGGCTACGCTAGCTTGCATGTTGATGTGGATAGTGGCAATCCAGCTGCGCTGAGATTTTATCTGCAGCACGGATTTGAGATTTGGGTTGAATCTGAAGTGCGACAGCTCGCTCAATTTGCATTACCAGCGAGTTTACGTCTGGTTAAAGCATTGAATCAACTCACGCACACTTAA
- a CDS encoding D-amino acid aminotransferase, giving the protein MMQVPQRIAYLNGEFAALDQLKISVLDRGFLFGDGIYEMIPVYSHAIFRLDEHLARLEKNLAAISIQNPYSRSEWRRLVVSLVEQQNFADQSIYLQVSRGPAFPRNHAFPAEVSPTVFMFSDVLEAPANLLVEQGVHAITATDVRWLRCNIKAISLLANVLAKQQAADAGVAETILLRDGLMIEGAASNIFIVKAGIIYAPAPSDLMLTGITYDLLIELAEQNDLPLQLGDVTEAMLRQADEVWLTSSSKEILAIIVLDGQPVGNGQVGPIYKRMVSFYQDFKTTVMRRGLE; this is encoded by the coding sequence ATGATGCAAGTACCACAGCGAATTGCATATTTGAATGGTGAGTTTGCGGCCTTAGACCAACTCAAAATTTCGGTTTTGGATCGTGGTTTTTTATTTGGTGATGGCATCTATGAAATGATACCGGTCTACAGTCATGCCATTTTTCGTCTTGATGAGCATTTAGCGCGACTGGAAAAGAATCTAGCAGCGATCAGTATACAAAATCCTTATTCAAGGAGCGAGTGGCGGCGATTGGTTGTTTCATTGGTTGAGCAACAAAACTTTGCTGACCAATCGATTTATTTACAAGTCTCGCGCGGGCCTGCTTTTCCACGTAATCATGCTTTTCCCGCTGAAGTTTCCCCTACAGTCTTTATGTTTTCTGATGTCTTAGAAGCGCCTGCTAATTTGCTGGTCGAGCAGGGCGTTCACGCAATTACAGCGACGGATGTGCGTTGGTTGCGTTGTAATATCAAAGCGATTTCTTTACTGGCAAATGTATTGGCAAAGCAGCAGGCTGCTGATGCTGGGGTGGCCGAGACTATTTTATTGCGCGATGGATTGATGATTGAAGGCGCTGCGAGCAATATTTTTATCGTAAAAGCGGGCATAATCTATGCCCCTGCGCCATCCGATTTGATGCTGACGGGAATCACTTACGATCTATTGATTGAGTTGGCAGAGCAAAACGACTTACCTTTGCAGTTGGGGGATGTGACTGAGGCCATGTTGCGGCAGGCCGATGAAGTTTGGCTGACATCGTCTTCAAAAGAAATCCTTGCGATTATTGTTTTAGATGGACAGCCAGTAGGAAATGGGCAAGTTGGCCCCATATATAAAAGAATGGTCAGTTTTTATCAAGATTTTAAAACGACGGTGATGCGCCGTGGTTTGGAGTAA
- the hisC gene encoding histidinol-phosphate transaminase, with amino-acid sequence MSLSTLAPEHIRAIAPYQPGKPVSELAREMGLNPADIVKLASNENPLGMGPKARAAIEAEIAELARYPDGNGFELKAKIAQKFNVELNQIVLGNGSNDVLELISHAFLQAGDSAVYSEYAFAVYPLATQAMGATGICVKAVDYGHDLDAMRAAILPSTKIVWIANPNNPTGTLARPGDLIEFMELCPKNVIVVLDEAYTEFLPAAKRSDSIAWLKQFPNLIVVRTFSKAYGLAGLRVGFALASSEIIDMLNRVRQAFNVNSLAQAAACAALDDLEFLRESVRVNLEGMQQITDAFRRLGISFIESSGNFVTFHCGDAKMLNQFMLERGVIVRPLAGYGMLNSLRVSIGLPSENARFIAVLEEAMAD; translated from the coding sequence ATGTCACTGAGCACACTTGCCCCCGAACACATTCGCGCGATTGCGCCGTATCAACCGGGTAAACCGGTTTCCGAATTGGCACGAGAAATGGGTTTAAATCCTGCTGATATCGTGAAACTAGCATCGAATGAAAATCCGCTAGGGATGGGGCCAAAAGCTCGTGCCGCGATAGAGGCCGAAATCGCTGAGTTAGCGCGTTATCCCGATGGGAACGGTTTTGAGCTCAAAGCCAAAATTGCACAAAAATTTAATGTTGAACTGAATCAAATTGTCTTGGGCAATGGCTCGAACGACGTGCTCGAATTGATTTCACATGCTTTTTTGCAAGCAGGTGATTCGGCGGTGTATTCAGAATATGCGTTTGCCGTGTACCCACTCGCCACGCAAGCGATGGGTGCGACAGGGATTTGCGTGAAGGCGGTTGATTACGGCCATGATCTGGATGCAATGCGCGCAGCGATTTTGCCGTCCACTAAAATCGTTTGGATCGCCAATCCCAACAATCCAACCGGTACGCTGGCGCGGCCGGGCGATTTGATTGAGTTTATGGAATTGTGCCCAAAGAACGTGATTGTGGTGTTGGATGAGGCCTATACCGAGTTTTTGCCTGCCGCAAAACGCAGTGATTCAATTGCTTGGTTAAAACAATTTCCTAATTTGATCGTGGTGCGGACATTTTCCAAAGCGTATGGCTTAGCTGGTTTGCGCGTGGGTTTCGCACTCGCGAGCAGCGAAATCATCGATATGCTTAATCGCGTGCGGCAAGCGTTTAATGTGAATAGTCTGGCACAAGCAGCGGCCTGCGCGGCGCTGGATGATTTGGAATTTTTGCGTGAATCGGTGCGTGTGAATCTTGAGGGCATGCAGCAAATCACCGATGCTTTCCGCCGCCTTGGCATTAGCTTTATTGAGTCGAGCGGTAACTTTGTGACTTTCCATTGTGGTGACGCAAAAATGCTCAACCAATTTATGCTGGAGCGCGGCGTAATTGTGCGTCCGCTGGCAGGCTACGGCATGCTCAATAGCCTGCGCGTATCGATTGGCTTACCAAGCGAAAATGCACGTTTTATTGCTGTCTTGGAAGAGGCTATGGCTGATTGA
- a CDS encoding DUF3460 family protein, with amino-acid sequence MFGKDNTYVSEYTQFIEGVLEKNPELKQGQIEGRALLWDKAPINLDERSRNDASTTRK; translated from the coding sequence ATGTTTGGCAAAGACAATACCTACGTTTCTGAATACACTCAATTTATCGAAGGCGTGTTGGAAAAAAATCCTGAATTAAAACAAGGCCAAATTGAAGGCCGCGCTTTGTTGTGGGATAAAGCCCCGATTAATTTAGATGAACGTAGCCGTAACGATGCATCAACAACTCGTAAATAA
- a CDS encoding LOG family protein, producing MKSVVVFCGSRFGNKEIYRHAAQKLGRELAEREMTLVYGGGHVGLMGAVAEACLDAGGKVIGVIPQFMVERELGYGACSQLEVVDSMHTRKARMAELADAFIAMPGGFGTFDELFEILTWGQIGLHEKPVGLLNTADYFVPLRAMVAQAVNEGFVKDSDAAKLLCADESHDLLELLQQKPSSSAGEWWKT from the coding sequence ATGAAATCAGTCGTCGTTTTTTGTGGTTCACGCTTCGGTAACAAAGAAATCTACCGCCATGCAGCGCAAAAACTCGGGCGTGAGTTGGCCGAGCGAGAAATGACCTTGGTGTATGGCGGCGGCCATGTCGGTTTGATGGGCGCAGTCGCAGAGGCTTGCCTTGATGCCGGTGGCAAAGTGATCGGCGTCATTCCGCAGTTTATGGTTGAGCGTGAGCTGGGGTATGGCGCTTGCAGCCAATTAGAAGTTGTTGATTCGATGCATACCCGCAAGGCTCGCATGGCAGAGTTAGCAGATGCGTTCATCGCGATGCCCGGCGGTTTTGGTACGTTTGACGAGTTGTTTGAGATTCTGACTTGGGGTCAAATTGGCTTGCATGAGAAACCAGTTGGATTGCTCAATACCGCTGATTACTTTGTGCCTCTGCGCGCCATGGTGGCGCAAGCTGTGAATGAAGGCTTTGTGAAGGACAGCGATGCGGCCAAATTATTGTGTGCCGATGAATCGCACGATTTGCTTGAATTGCTGCAGCAAAAACCATCCAGTAGTGCAGGTGAGTGGTGGAAAACTTAG
- a CDS encoding substrate-binding periplasmic protein — protein MRFKSFCGALLLVLLPSLGNAAPLRIVLTDSNTMPLAHIQDFQLKGGMLFELGNAIAQEMGRKATFITLPRKRIAQALIDGKADLICNQNQAWLVGPFDWSKNFIPHVELLVSNQNQVRPMQMSELSNIPIGTILGFNYVEMRQQLGNQFIRDDSLGPKNNLLKLNAGHVNHIIIPQYILEYQQKLGNLKVKIHPYLVIKDQPAACAVSRSGQIKLADLNRAITNLEKRNKLKPIFERYR, from the coding sequence ATGCGCTTCAAGTCGTTTTGTGGCGCATTACTGCTCGTCTTATTGCCTAGCTTGGGCAACGCGGCACCATTGCGGATCGTACTCACTGATAGCAACACCATGCCGCTCGCTCATATTCAAGATTTCCAGCTCAAAGGCGGCATGCTGTTTGAACTTGGCAATGCCATCGCGCAAGAAATGGGTCGCAAAGCAACTTTCATCACTCTGCCCCGCAAGCGAATTGCACAAGCTTTAATTGACGGTAAAGCCGATTTGATTTGCAACCAAAATCAGGCATGGCTGGTTGGCCCTTTTGACTGGAGTAAAAATTTCATACCACATGTCGAACTACTGGTCAGCAATCAAAATCAAGTACGGCCGATGCAAATGTCAGAGCTGTCGAACATCCCGATTGGCACTATTCTTGGTTTCAATTATGTTGAAATGCGCCAGCAACTGGGAAATCAATTTATACGCGACGATTCACTTGGGCCGAAGAACAATCTACTCAAGCTGAATGCGGGACATGTAAATCACATTATCATTCCCCAATACATACTCGAATATCAACAAAAACTCGGTAATCTCAAAGTCAAAATTCACCCGTATTTAGTGATCAAAGATCAGCCTGCTGCGTGTGCGGTATCGCGCTCTGGACAAATCAAGCTGGCAGATCTCAATCGAGCGATTACCAATCTTGAAAAAAGAAACAAGCTTAAACCCATCTTTGAGCGTTATCGTTAG